One Prunus dulcis chromosome 8, ALMONDv2, whole genome shotgun sequence DNA window includes the following coding sequences:
- the LOC117636357 gene encoding GDSL esterase/lipase At5g55050-like, which yields MENKSWVGLLVLCLAIAVFGLAEAGVPAIFILGDSTADVGTNNFLPGSMARADFPHNGVDFPFSRATGRFSNGLNSADFLSKQFGLKRSPRPFLSLNSTSLHKKSFRGVNFASGGSGLLDITGRTMLTLMKFGKERIPFGAPFVNRKNVITLSEQIQQLSLVKSNLAAIKGQRLTEKLISKSLFFISTGSNDLFGYYHSNTSFSKEAFLSSLELAYEKHLKSLIDLGARKFGIISVAPIGCCPSQRIYNTTGGCLEDLNNLAIAFHARLDALLFKLSSEHKSIKYSLGNAFEMTINVIQYPLAFNFTQVEDACCGAGKLNAESFCSPKAKLCPNRNNYLFWDLFHPTQAASKLAAVTLYNGGPQFVYPINFAQLAKA from the exons ATGGAAAACAAATCATGGGTTGGTCTTCTAGTTCTATGTTTGGCTATAGCTGTTTTTGGTTTAGCAGAAGCAGGTGTGCCTGCAATCTTCATACTAGGGGACTCAACTGCTGATGTTGGCACCAACAACTTCTTGCCTGGTAGCATGGCAAGGGCTGACTTTCCCCACAATGGCGTTGACTTTCCTTTCTCAAGAGCCACTGGAAGGTTCAGCAATGGCCTTAACAGTGCTGATTTTCTCT CTAAGCAATTCGGTCTTAAGAGAAGTCCGCggccttttctttctctcaacAGTACATCTCTTCACAAGAAGAGCTTTAGAGGTGTGAACTTTGCTTCTGGAGGGTCTGGCCTTCTTGACATAACAGGACGAACAATG CTGACTTTGATGAAGTTTGGAAAAGAGAGAATTCCATTTGGTGCCCCATTCGTCAATCGAAAAAATGTTATCACATTATCAGAGCAGATACAGCAACTTTCTCTTGTCAAGAGCAATCTTGCTGCCATCAAAGGGCAAAGGTTAACTGAGAAGTTGATCTCAAAGTCTTTGTTCTTCATCAGCACTGGTAGCAATGACTTGTTTGGATATTACCATTCAAACACTTCCTTCTCCAAGGAAGCTTTCCTATCGTCTTTAGAACTCGCTTATGAGAAGCACTTGAAG AGTTTGATCGATCTTGGAGCGAGAAAGTTTGGCATTATCAGCGTTGCCCCGATTGGATGCTGTCCATCTCAGAGGATTTACAATACTACTGGGGGGTGTTTGGAAGATTTGAACAATCTCGCAATCGCTTTTCATGCAAGGTTGGATGCCCTCTTGTTCAAGCTCAGCTCAGAACACAAGAGCATCAAGTACTCACTTGGAAATGCATTTGAGATGACAATAAATGTCATTCAGTACCCTCTTGCATTCA attttaCTCAAGTGGAAGATGCGTGTTGCGGAGCTGGGAAGCTCAATGCTGAATCCTTCTGTAGTCCAAAAGCCAAACTTTGCCCGAATCGCAACAATTACTTGTTCTGGGATCTATTTCATCCAACACAGGCTGCTTCTAAGTTAGCAGCCGTAACCCTCTACAATGGTGGACCACAATTCGTATACCCGATTAATTTTGCTCAGTTGGCCAAGGCTTAA